Sequence from the Pan paniscus chromosome 4, NHGRI_mPanPan1-v2.0_pri, whole genome shotgun sequence genome:
aggcacaagaattacttgaacctgggaaatggaggttgcagtgagccaaggtcatgccactgcactacagcctgggcgacagagcaagattgtctcaaaaaaaaaaaaggaaaattagtatAATTTTCCACAAATATAAAGTAGCCATAAAACAGTAATCTCACTTATTTACTGAGTCCATCCTACCTGCCAGGCAGTGTGCTAAATGTCTTGATGTACAATTCTCATGCCCTGCAAAGTCAGTACTATCACCATCCCACTTTccggataaggaaactgaaacagAGAAAGGTTAGCAAGTTTGCCTATGGTTGTGTAATTAGTAAACAGAGGAGGCATTTCAGGCTGCAGAACCCAGGTTCTTTGGCACTGTTCGGTGCTGCTGCCCTAACAAAAACATCTACCAAACATGGTAGATGGTCACTTCTTAGGGCTGCTAAAATAAATGAtcacaaactgggtagcttattctgtcacagtctggaggctagaagtccagtattaagatgttggcagggccatgTTCCCTCCAAAATCTCTGAGGGAGGGTTTTCTCTTGCCTCTTCCAACCTCTGGTAGCCCCAGGCATTCCTgggcttgtggcagcatcactcccatctctgcctttgtcttcacATACccgtcttccctctgtgtctctatctttgtgtcttttctcctcttcttgtaaggacaccagtcatactggattaggacccaccctgAAGATCTCATTTTAAACTAGTTACAAcggcaaagaccctatttccagatAAAATCGTATTCACAGTTACCAGGGGTtgagacttcaacatatcttttggtGGAGGAGTGGGAGGTGGGGAACACAATTCCACCCATAGCTGTTGCTGCCTGAGGTTTTGAACCTGGGGCCTGAAGAAGATTTGTAAGTGTTACAGAAGTGTTCAAGATGAGCACCAACCTGAGACTTTCTCCTTCAAGCAATCAGACCTGAAGAGTTGGGACAAGGGAAAGACAATGGCTGATGTGTTTCAGTGACATTTCCAGCCAGTCTAGATGCTAACTAAAGTTAGCCACCTCCTGCCCCATCCCTGATACTCTGAGGAAGGTGGCTTGACATAAGAAAGCCACATAACAACTCCTCCAGCTTCTCAGACATCCCTCGTGAAAGGATGGCAGTAGAAATCTGGAGGGGAAAAAGCAAGCTTCCAAAACTccagcaggggaggggaggcacAAAACTCACCtctaggctgggcgcgatggctcacgtctgtaatcccagcactttgagaggctgaggcgggtggatcacctgaggtcaggagttcaagtccagcctggccaacatggtgaaacgccgtctctactaaaaatgcaaaaattagccaggtgtgtttgtgcatgcctgtaatcccagctactcaggaggctgagacaggagaattgcttgaaggcaagatggcgccactgcactccagcctgggtgacagagccaagactccgtctcaaaaaataaacaaacaagaaaactcaCCTCTAGATCTGCTTTATATGGCTGGACTAGAATAGCAAATTCAGACAAATGATAAAGTCATCAACAGGGAAATGTGTAAAGAAAGAAGAACAGTAGAGACAGTAGGGGggaaatcatttattttcatacCATTTCAGTAAAAACTTAGGAAAAAGCAATTGTTCCACTGAGAGGTTTGAGAGGAGGGTGTTGGGGAGTAAGGAGGAGGAGTTATCTTGCTGTCAAACCAGGGTGTCCTTAGTCATTGGGACTGCATAGATTTCATAGACTTGGGAGGTCCTCATCTTGAGTTCCCGGGCCACCTGGCAGATGGAAAAAGGCCAACAGCAGTGCACCGCCAGCCAGTCTTCACACAGTGTGCCCTAGGGCAAGACCAGAATCTGTTCTGTTGTAGTCACACAGGCTCATTTTTCTTCCCCAGGGACCTGTACAATGTTACCTCCTGGCCCTTCAACCACAGCTTCCAAGGTTCACCAACATCCTTAAGCCAATGCCCAGGGACACTAAGTTGCATAAGTGCCAAGCAGCTGAATTGCTAATCAATACCGCGATTCAGAGCGCTGCCCTTAGGACCTCTGATATGGGCCTTTATAACTGAACCACTGATTTCTCTATCAATTTCTTGGTTCTTTCTCTTAGAacctaatatttataattatttatttctttggagTAGGTAATAAGTGAACGTGGCCTAAAATTTCAGTGTAAGAAGGGATAGGAAGCAAAAAGTAAATCCCTCTCTCCAGCTGTCCCCAGCCATCCAGTTGCCTGCCTGGAAGTAATCATTGTTACCAGTTTCTTGTAACCACTTCCAGATACATTCTATGtctacataaacatatacatatatagtcttTTAAAATAGTTCCATACTTCTgtgccttacttttttttttttccacttaaaaatacatcagtctgggccaggcatggtggctcacacctgtaatcgcagcactttgggagcccaaggtgggcagatcacttgagggcaggactttgagaacagcctggccaacatggcaaaaccccatctctactaaaataatatgGTATTTTAGTTAACTTACATTTCCtggtaaagaataaaatttttaaatgtatttcctttctcaAAGTTTCCCACTAAGCATGGTATGTTTCAACATCCTCACCCACCcttcttttatttggaaaatcaCAGGTTTGGAAGGCATCTAGGTTTTCATACAGATTCGGGTTCACATATACCTTCAAACACACTTACCTGTATTTTATGTCTCTCCCTGGTGCCAATTCTCAGTGCAAAGGTGGACCCAGGTAACAACGGCCAACAAAGACACTCTCCATAATGCCTGGCGATGTCACACTCAAGACACATAGGACAGAATAGACCACAGAAACCTGTCAATAACCACATCCAAAAAAGCCAAGGTTCTCAGATTTCTTGGAGCAACTTCACATCTCAAAGAATATTTACAACATTATGCCACCAGTTTAATGCTGCACTGTCTCCCTGCTATCAGACTGAGAATAAATAACCAATTCCCAAAACTCATTGTATGAAAATTGCCATAACTGAGCCACATCAAAATTGCCTTCTTTTGTTAAACACTGGCAAAGATGAAATTCTGTTAGCGTTGACTATGGTAATTGTTTTGTTCCTGTTAAGAGAAAAagcatcaaataatttttttacagttGAATCATAACTGTTGCTTTCATTATGTTCATctatctaattttaatatttaaaataaacatggtATACAGGATATTTTTGAATAACAGACATCTATTTCTATAAGTGTAATTGAAAGGTCTTTTATAGTACACTGATTCTGCCTCCTATTCTTATCAGGGCTTTATTCTATTTCTCAGACCAAGTTATTCAAATTTATGTTAGTGTCTTGGAGCCACTGACATCTGCCAGTTTTAATCTGCAAATTATTAGGGGCTTGGTTCCTTGAACATCAACTGTAAACAATTTGTCATTTATTAGTTCACTCATCTTTACTGATATTGTTTTCTACATATTCTGCATGAACCTTCCAACACAGAGGTTCTATTCTAAATATGTTTTGGGTCACAGACCATTTTGAGAGTACAATGATAGCTATGAACTCAGTCCAcaagggaaaagaaaactacacgCATATAGACATGCAAAATTGTGCATTCAATTTCACGGAGTTCATGTATCCATTGAAAATTATTAACAGACCACAGGTTAAGAACCCCTGATATACAGTTAAGATGTTATGTCATCTAGCATCATAAAAGATGACAACTCTGATGAATGCAAATAATTAGGACTGTGAAACAGCAAAAATTCCAAGCTAACCATAAtctctgaaaattttttttaaaaatattttatggaggcataatttatatataagaaaatgcaCAGGCCATCAGTATTCTGTGGGATGAGTGTCAACAATCACATACACCCAAGTAACCAAATGTGTGGAACATTGCTCTCACCTCAGAGCTCCTGTGTCCTTTTCCAATCAATCCCAGCCCTCTCGTTGCCCACTAGAGGCAACCATTGTTCCAGTATCTATTCTTATAGATGAGTTTTGCCTCTTCTTCAACTTCATATTAATGAAATCATGTTtgcttttgtatctggcttctttcgtTCAACATCATGTTTTTGATGCATCTATGCTGTTGCGTgaatctgtctctttttttagAGTTGAgccatattccattgtatgaatattccACAAATTGTTTCTCCATTCTCCCATTGATAAacatttgattatttcatttttttgctattatgaatttGACTGCTATGAAGACTCATCTGTAAGTGTTTACACAGgcgtatgtttttatttcatttggatgGATACCTGGAAGGGGAATTGCTAGGTTATGGGGTAGATATACGTTTAACTTTGCAAGAAATGACAGACAGTTCTCCAAAGTATTTGTACCATTTTAAACTCCCATCAGCAATGCATGAgagttatattttgtttatttatttatgtattgattgattttgagacagggtgtcgctctgtcactcaggctggggtgcggtggcacgatcatggctcactgcagcctcaacctcccaggctcagatgatcctctcatcctttcatctcagcctcctgagtagttgagactacaggcatgcaccaccacatccagtgtattagtctgttctcacattgctataaagaaatacctgagaatgggtactttataaagaaaggaggtttcaTTGCCTTACAGTTTCGCAAGCTGTACAgtaagcatagcagcttctgcttctggggaggcctcaggaaacttacaaacatggtGGAAGGCTAAGGAGAAGCAGGCTTGTCTTACATGgccagggaaagaggaagagagcaaaggcagaggtgctacacacttttaaacaaccagatctcataagaacttactcactatacagtaccaaGGGGGGATGGATCCAAttgtgattggatcacaggggcagCTTCTAATGGTTTGGCACCATCCCCCCTTGGTACCATAatcccaggccccatctccaacatggGGGATTACAATCCTATGAGAtttgtggggacacagatccaaaccatatcacctggctaactttttttcttatcttttgtagagatggggtctccgtATGttgctcgaactcctgggcttaagcaatcctcccattttggcttcccaaagtactgggattacaagcatgaaccaccacttCTGGCCAAGAGTTCtgattgctccacatcctcaccaacatttgctattgtcagtcatttttattttagttactcTTGTGAGTGTGAAGTAGTCACCATTGTCTTTTAGTGCACCAGACACGAAGGCTCACATACCATGACACCAGCACACTGAAGAACTTCCTGACAATGGTCTGTCTCTGGCTACCCCTTGTTCTCCCACAGTGAGCACTTCAAAGTCCCACTCCCAAATTCAGTGACAAAGAGGCAAAAAACTAGGAATTCTGTATCTTAGACTCTCCAAGGCTCCAGGACTCTGGACTTCAGCTTCAAATAGTGGATGAAGTAGCACAAGCATACAAAGGGCATGAGGGATGGGGGCAGAGAAGGAACATCTATTTCATCTATTTGGAAGTCTCAAGATAGTCACTCAATTAGTCACTCAATCATCTACTGTAGACATCTCTTGGCCCAAAGCAAACTCTGAATTCAGTCTCAAATAAGACTGGGATATTTCAccctacatttaaaaagtaatctcaaGTAGATCAGCAGGCCCCACCTAGCCTGGATACCTGGTATGAACAGGTTAGAGGACAGCAAATGGTCCAGTAAATTTACTGAGAGTACAGAGTACTCACACTGTATGCAACCTTGAATCAGGGGATTTTGAAATCAATGGCACATAAAAATCAATCAACTCTCACTTTATGAGTGGATTACAAAATAGTGTAAATCcctgtaaataaaaaaaattaatcaaaacttGCTTAATTGTAAAGCTGGCAAACTAAGTGACTAATAAATAGTGTTTACACAATTGCCGCAGCTGCACCACTTTAACTGATAAAGAGAAATGCCCACCATTCTCAATAAGTATATTGTACAGAAATTGTTTAAGTGCATTTGAACTCTTGCACCATATTTTTATGActcatatgcttttttaaaaaaacacatgcttttgtttttatttttaatcttttttgtcaTATAATCATGTTATCTAAGTGTTCATTAGGAGGTAGTACTAGATGCtgaaagaaacatacctcaaattCAACTACTGTACTTTGAAGAAGAAATcagatgtgatttttaaaaaacactatgaaggacaaatt
This genomic interval carries:
- the PLAC8L1 gene encoding PLAC8-like protein 1 translates to MNWFGSNFFRCPEDLSLLNIYSPLLSPISSEDEHFISNLRGHVPASAVVKQPVRGASGRTTITAIVQTGGGWSTGLFSVCRDRRICFCGLFCPMCLECDIARHYGECLCWPLLPGSTFALRIGTRERHKIQGTLCEDWLAVHCCWPFSICQVARELKMRTSQVYEIYAVPMTKDTLV